The sequence AGGGCCTCCAGCCCCAGGCTTCGGGTCAGGAGCAGCAAGGCCCGCAAGATGCCCAGCGGCAGCAGGGCGACGATCAATAACAGGGCATCGGCTCCTAGTGCGGCGCTTTCATAGACCTGGATCGGCTCCAGGATAAAATCCTTGCGCAGGATGGGCAGGTTAACTTCCAGCCGCAACTCCGCCAACATTTCTGGGCTGCCCTGAAAAAAGGCTCTTTCGGTCAACACCGAGAGGGCCGCCGCGCCGTGAGCCTGATAGGTATGGGCTAGGGCCACCGGATCGATAGCGGCCGCCAGAACTCCTTTAGAGGGCGAGGCCTTCTTGATCTCAGCGATGATAGCCGGAACCGGTGATTGATCGAGCGCACTTTTAAGACTCATCGGCGCCGAACGGTGGGCGATCAGGTGCCGGAAATCTTCTAAGCGCCCGGCGGCGAACAGCTCCTCCGTCTCTGCT is a genomic window of Deltaproteobacteria bacterium containing:
- the trpC gene encoding indole-3-glycerol phosphate synthase TrpC; the protein is MNFLQRIAARKLAETEELFAAGRLEDFRHLIAHRSAPMSLKSALDQSPVPAIIAEIKKASPSKGVLAAAIDPVALAHTYQAHGAAALSVLTERAFFQGSPEMLAELRLEVNLPILRKDFILEPIQVYESAALGADALLLIVALLPLGILRALLLLTRSLGLEALVEVHTKAELDQALEAGARLIGINHRNLRTFEVNMERALELAPLIPPEITVVAASGLKSRNDFKRLEAVGIRAFLIGEALVTASDPGAKLKEFMEK